Proteins encoded within one genomic window of Halobacteroides halobius DSM 5150:
- the fsa gene encoding fructose-6-phosphate aldolase, translating into MKFFLDTANLDQIKEANSLGVIDGVTTNPSLVAKEGDVDFHTRIKEICELVDGPVSAEVISTDTEGMIEEARELAELASNVAVKIPMTEEGLKAVNTLENEGIKTNVTLVFSANQALLAAKAGASFISPFVGRLDDRAHDGMKLIEEINQILTNYNLDSEIITASIRSPRHVKEAALVGADIATIPSSVIKKMSQHPLTDIGIQRFLDDWKEAQE; encoded by the coding sequence ATGAAATTTTTTCTTGATACTGCTAATTTAGACCAAATCAAAGAGGCAAATAGTTTAGGTGTAATTGATGGAGTGACAACTAATCCTAGTTTAGTAGCTAAAGAAGGAGATGTAGATTTCCATACACGAATCAAAGAAATTTGTGAACTAGTAGATGGTCCAGTAAGTGCTGAGGTAATTAGTACAGATACTGAAGGGATGATTGAAGAAGCAAGAGAATTAGCAGAGCTAGCTTCTAACGTAGCAGTTAAGATTCCAATGACAGAAGAAGGATTAAAGGCAGTTAATACTTTAGAAAATGAAGGTATAAAAACTAATGTTACTTTAGTTTTTTCAGCCAATCAAGCCTTATTAGCAGCAAAGGCTGGAGCGAGCTTTATTAGTCCATTTGTAGGAAGGTTAGATGATAGAGCACATGATGGAATGAAATTAATTGAAGAAATTAATCAGATTTTAACTAATTATAATTTAGATAGTGAAATTATAACGGCTAGTATCAGAAGTCCTCGTCATGTAAAAGAAGCAGCATTAGTAGGAGCAGATATTGCTACTATTCCTTCTAGTGTAATTAAGAAGATGTCTCAACATCCACTAACGGATATTGGAATTCAGAGATTTTTAGATGATTGGAAAGAAGCTCAAGAATAA